One Algoriphagus sp. Y33 genomic window, TGAAGGCAGCAATTGAGGCATATAACAAACCGGGAAGAAACGGGAAAGTACTTTTGGTGAGTTAATTTCTTTGAAATAGTTCTTCATAAAAAAAGGGATTCCCCATCTTTGCATTTCAAATCAAAAAACTGAAAAGAATGAATTGGGATACGCTGGACAAAGAGCTTACCGAAATTGTAGAAAAAAGAAATCAACTTGCCGCTATGGATTACAGCGACGAAAGATATGATGATCTGGAAGAAGAACTTCATGACTTGGAGGATGATTTCAACGAGAACTATGAGGATAGGCTTGAAACTGAACTTGAGAAAATTCAAGATAAGTTGCAGTCCGATACGGATATTCTTTTGCCCACGGCATATATCGCCAATGCCTACAAGCCCCTTCTTCCCGATGCTAATGGTATTGTAAGCTATGAAGTCTCCGGACTTCAAGGCGTGCCTATAGAATCCGAGCAATTTGACAAGCAAGATGTCCGGATCGTATTGGTTCCCAATCCCGCACGATTTGTAATGCTGATCAATGGCAGGCAGCTGAAGGATCTGTGGAGAAGTAGATAAGATTAAGTATCAAGATATTAGTATTGAGTATCTAGACTTTAGTATCAATATGATGATAGGTTATAAAATCATAAATCTAGTTTTATGATCTAACTAATTTGAAAGACCTGGCGAGTAGCCGGGTTTTTCTGTTTTTCACTGCTGATCCAAGTTGAAGCTTAAAACCGATGATAAATACAGGGTTTTATTAACAAGGCTAATGAACTTGGGCTGAACATAGATTTAATTGAGAAGACCACCGTTTATCCTATTTGGTCTTTGGAATTATGCCCAATAAATTAAAATTTAACCAATGAATTCAAAAAGAGTAGTTATTACGGGCTTGGGGGCACTTTCTGCTCTTGGCAATGATGTGAAGACCAACTGGAGAAATGCTAAGGAAAGCGTAAGCGGTGCGGGTGCAATCACCTATTTTAATGCTGAAAAATTCAAAACCCGATTTGCCAGCGAAATCAAAAATTTTGATCCTACGCTGAAACTCGACAGAAATGAGATCAAACGCGCTGATCTCTATACTCAATATGGCCTGTATGCAGCTTCCGAAGCAATGGAAGATTCCGGTTTGGATGTTTCCCAATTGGCTTCACCGTTTGATGCAGGTGTGATCTGGGGCACAAGCCAAGGCGGTATGAATACGTTTGAAAAAGAGATGAAAGAGTTTGTGGAAAATGATTTAAGCCCACGATTCAATCCTTTTTTCATTCCTAAGTATCTGGTGAATATGGCTTCAGGAGTGATTTCCATGAAGTACGGCTTTATGGGAATCAATTATACTCCTGTGACAGCCTGTGCATCTTCCAACAGTGCGATCATGGATGCTTTCAATTACATCAAGTGGGGCAAAGCCAAAGTGATTATCACGGGTGGTTCGGATGCTCCGATTACGGAAGCTTCTATGGGAGGATTTAATGCGCTGAAAGCACTTTCTACACGAAATGAAAATCCTACACTGGCCTCAAGACCATTTGATGCAGATAGAGATGGTTTTGTGATGGGAGAAGGTGCTGCTGCTTTGATCTTGGAGGAATATGAGCATGCAAAGAAACGCGGCGCAAAGATCTATGGAGAAGTAGTGGGGGCAGCCATGACAGCCGATGCTTATCATTTGACGGCCACTCACCCGGAAGGTGAGGGAGCCTATACCTGCATGAAGTTTGCCTTGGAAGAAGCTGGCTTGAGTATACAGGATGTGGACTACCTTAATGCCCATGCTACTTCTACTCCGACAGGCGACTTGAGTGAAATCAAGGCTGTGTCAAGACTGCTGAATGGCACCTACGATAAACTGCATATTTCCTCTACTAAATCCATGACAGGGCATTTGCTGGGAGCTGCGGGAGCAATAGAAGCTATCTTCTGCGTCAAGGCAATCAATGAAGGCGTAGTGCCGGCAACTATCAATACAGAAAATTTAGATCCGGCAATTCCTACGGGAATTCAGATAGTGACCAAGAATGTTGTCGAGAAAAAAATAAAAGTTGCCTTGAGCAATACCTTTGGTTTCGGAGGGCATAATGCGACAGTGATTTTCAAAGAGTTTGTCTAACCTTTGGGGTTTAGACCCCAAAGGTTTTGTTTTTCACCACACCTCCTTAGAAACTGCATAGAAACATACAAGGAGATTTTTGAAAAGTGTGTTTGCTTATCTAAAACGGAAATATCAGCAGGACATGCTGACCGACTGTATTAAAATCCCGCCAGACCCGATTCAGTTCGGTATGGGTTTTGGCAGCTTCCAAACCTGAGAAGGGGTAGAGCCGTCCAGTAATTTTACGGCATTTTTGGGTAAGTATTCTGCTTACTTCGCTAATTTTCTTCAATCTAGAATCTGATATTTTTCCTTTTTTTTCCAGTTCACCCCATGAAGCATTGACTTGATGATAAAACTCATCCCGAAGATTTTGAAGTTTTTCCTCTTGCTTTCCCAGTAGTTTAAGGAAGTACTCAAGATGCTTTTTATCATAGCTTCTGTACTCATGCCTTCTCCAAAACGACTGCTCTATCAATTCCTTTAAGTGAAGAGAAATACCCAAAATATTCGCTGCAAGCGTAGCTTCGGCAAACTGAAGAAAGGGGTATTGGTAAACGGAAGCAGTCAATTGAGCTTTTTCCGGAAGAATTTCAAAGCAACGGTTTAGTGGAACTTCAACGTCATCGCATCGAAAAGCATGGCTTCCTGTAGCTACCATTCCCATGTAATTCCAACCGTCAAGAATAGTTACATCTTTTCTGTCGAGGACAAAAGCTTTGATCACCGGCTTTCCTTTTCCATCCAACAGTGCCTTCCCATCTTCCAATATCCCGCAATTGGCAGTGAGATGTGTAGCATGCAAGGCTCCCGATGCATAGGTCCAACTTCCGGAAATGATGTACTTTTCATCCACCAAATTGGCTTTTCCTCCTACAAATCCACTTCCTGCCAAGCAGAGTTTTTCGTCGGGGAAAATATCATTACGAAGTGACTCATCCATAAAGCCGACAAACCAGGCTGCACCTGCACAGAGCGTCACTGTCCATCCCAGACTCCCGTCCAGCTTTGCCAGTTTTTCCTCAATTTCCAAGGCTTCAGGCAGGGTACAACCCAGTCCTCCCAAGTCCTTTGGCACAAAAATCTTAAACCATTTTTCGGAATAAATCTCAGCCAGCCATTCCTCGGGAAGGTATCCAAGTTCTTCTGCTTTGGTAGCGAGTTCGTGGCTAAACAGTTTTGACTTTTCCATGGGCGTGGTCTAGTTCTTTTTTCCAATCGAAATAACCCAAAATGGCTATGACGAAAAGGAAAATGGTGAGAAATGAGATTAGAATCAGTTGCTTGTGAAAGAGCAAAGGAATGGCTACGATATTTGACACATTCAGCCATATCCAGTTTTCCAACTTTCTTTTTGCCAGAAGCCACATCCCTGCCCAGGCAGTAGAGGATACAAAAGCATCGATCACAGGCACATCGGAGTCGGTAAAATTGGTAAGCATAAAATAGAGAAATACCCAGCCGCCGAGGGCGATTGCCCAGGTGATTTTCTGCTCAGTAACTGTACTTCTTGAGATTTGCGAGGCCCCGGAATTCGATCTGTTTTTCCACATGGCCCAGCCATAAATACTCATTATTAGGTAATAAGCATTGAGCAGGGTTTCGGCGTAGAGCTTGGCATCCACAAGCAAGAAGCCCGAACACGAGATTCCGATGATGCCCGCGGGATAGAGCAACACATTGTTTTTGCGGGCGAGCAGCACTGAGGTGACTCCAAAACCCACAGCGAACCATTCCAGTACACTCGTGGATTTGATCTGCTCAGCGAGCAGACTCATGTCAATATACAATAGCATTTGAATAACGTTTTTGGATTATTCAAAAAAGGGAGAACAGTAATCTAGTCCCTACGCCGGCATTACCCGGATCAGGTGCTCAGTGATCGCTCACCGATGGGTATGATCTCAGCCCGAAATATTAGGGCACCCCTTAATTGATGATACTAAGATAGGGATTTATACATGATTTCGCTCTACGAGCCGGACTATCTAAGTTCGCTTCGCATAAAGAGGAATTTCCAAAACCTAAGGAATTATGGAAAATAACCAAGCAGGGAGCTAAAGTTGTAGCAAAGCACCGGGAAGCTTTATTGATGGATTGGGGCAAAAGATGCGAGTGGCTGAAATAGGATGATAAATCCTAGACCGATACCGTTATATCAGCTTTAGATAAATCAAATTCTGATTTCATTCCAATTAAGGTATGCATTATTTTAAATAGAAAGGCCTATTCCCATAGCAGGGAATAGGCCTTTATCATTTTATAAGTACTACGTACTTAATTACTTACTGCCACCATATTCTTGGTTTTGTTCTATCAGCGTATTATCCAATTCCAAAAGTGGAATTGGGAGAATTTCATGCTTTCCTGCCACAAAGCCTTTGCTTGCAAGTGCTTCTGCTGCTTTTCCATTTCGGACTAGGTCAAACCATCTATGACCTTCTCCTGCGAGTTCCAGACGTCTTTCTTCCAAAATTGTATGTATGGAAACGGGGATAGTTCCCAAGCCGACTCTAGCCCGAACGGCATCTAGCAGAGCCTGTGCACGGCCTGTATTTCCACCGCCTCTTACGAGTGCTTCAGCTTCCAAAAGATAGGAATCTGCAAGACGGATTTCATAGATATTTTGACGGAAGTTCAGTTCCATCACTCCGCCTCCCGTGGATCTGTCTTTCTGACGTCCTGCAAATTTCTCTAAGAAATAGCCGGTATTGTTGTAGCCTTTTTCATAAGTTACAGCTCCCGCTTTTTCCAAGCTATCCAAATCCGCAATGGTCGCTGATTTACGCGGATCGTTTTTCATCACTTGATACAAATCCGGAGTAACAGTCAAAAAGCTCCAGCCGGAAACATAATCAGGTGCAGTATCTGCGATTGGATTGTAACCCCGTGGACCTACCATGATGTTCAAAAGATTCCCTTCTGTACATCCCACGCATCCCCAATCACCATTTGATGTATTCGTAAAGGATACTTCGAAAATTGACTCCGAATTGAATTTATTATCAACTTCAAATAGATCGGAGAACTTGTCCAGTAATTTGTATCCATACTGGCTGGTACCACCGGGAGTTCCGTTTACCATTTCAAATTGCTCCGCTGCCAGCGCAAATTTTTCCTGCTGCAAATAGACCTTTCCCAAGACTGCACGTGCCATTCCTTCAGTAGCTCTTCCCGCTTCGGTTTCCGGATTGAGCTGGACAGGAAGGTTGGGAAGTGCTTCCAAAATATCCGCTTCTATCTGTGCATATACTTCAGAAGGATCTGCCTGTACCACATCGAACATTTCGGACGTAGAGATAGGCTCTGTGAAAAGCGGTACGTTTTCAAACAAGCGCACCAAATCGAAGTAGAAGTATGCCCTAAGGAATGTGGCTTCTGCATGATAGCGGGCTTTTAACGACTCATCCATAGGCACTTCAGGAAGCTTTTGTATAAGTACATTTGCACGAAAAAC contains:
- a CDS encoding RagB/SusD family nutrient uptake outer membrane protein, whose protein sequence is MLKHKKNLVAIALTALTLSSCSDDFLEIKPRGTDLESNYYQNQEEAFNGLVAVYDVVGMQGGGYVTKLTALNAASDDHFAGGGGPNDVTSIQVWSNYTLDPANGPQGDLWSKGFSGVFRANVLIQKLPEVPMDESLKARYHAEATFLRAYFYFDLVRLFENVPLFTEPISTSEMFDVVQADPSEVYAQIEADILEALPNLPVQLNPETEAGRATEGMARAVLGKVYLQQEKFALAAEQFEMVNGTPGGTSQYGYKLLDKFSDLFEVDNKFNSESIFEVSFTNTSNGDWGCVGCTEGNLLNIMVGPRGYNPIADTAPDYVSGWSFLTVTPDLYQVMKNDPRKSATIADLDSLEKAGAVTYEKGYNNTGYFLEKFAGRQKDRSTGGGVMELNFRQNIYEIRLADSYLLEAEALVRGGGNTGRAQALLDAVRARVGLGTIPVSIHTILEERRLELAGEGHRWFDLVRNGKAAEALASKGFVAGKHEILPIPLLELDNTLIEQNQEYGGSK
- the fabF gene encoding beta-ketoacyl-ACP synthase II, with protein sequence MNSKRVVITGLGALSALGNDVKTNWRNAKESVSGAGAITYFNAEKFKTRFASEIKNFDPTLKLDRNEIKRADLYTQYGLYAASEAMEDSGLDVSQLASPFDAGVIWGTSQGGMNTFEKEMKEFVENDLSPRFNPFFIPKYLVNMASGVISMKYGFMGINYTPVTACASSNSAIMDAFNYIKWGKAKVIITGGSDAPITEASMGGFNALKALSTRNENPTLASRPFDADRDGFVMGEGAAALILEEYEHAKKRGAKIYGEVVGAAMTADAYHLTATHPEGEGAYTCMKFALEEAGLSIQDVDYLNAHATSTPTGDLSEIKAVSRLLNGTYDKLHISSTKSMTGHLLGAAGAIEAIFCVKAINEGVVPATINTENLDPAIPTGIQIVTKNVVEKKIKVALSNTFGFGGHNATVIFKEFV
- the pnuC gene encoding nicotinamide riboside transporter PnuC, encoding MLLYIDMSLLAEQIKSTSVLEWFAVGFGVTSVLLARKNNVLLYPAGIIGISCSGFLLVDAKLYAETLLNAYYLIMSIYGWAMWKNRSNSGASQISRSTVTEQKITWAIALGGWVFLYFMLTNFTDSDVPVIDAFVSSTAWAGMWLLAKRKLENWIWLNVSNIVAIPLLFHKQLILISFLTIFLFVIAILGYFDWKKELDHAHGKVKTV
- a CDS encoding acyl-CoA dehydrogenase; translated protein: MEKSKLFSHELATKAEELGYLPEEWLAEIYSEKWFKIFVPKDLGGLGCTLPEALEIEEKLAKLDGSLGWTVTLCAGAAWFVGFMDESLRNDIFPDEKLCLAGSGFVGGKANLVDEKYIISGSWTYASGALHATHLTANCGILEDGKALLDGKGKPVIKAFVLDRKDVTILDGWNYMGMVATGSHAFRCDDVEVPLNRCFEILPEKAQLTASVYQYPFLQFAEATLAANILGISLHLKELIEQSFWRRHEYRSYDKKHLEYFLKLLGKQEEKLQNLRDEFYHQVNASWGELEKKGKISDSRLKKISEVSRILTQKCRKITGRLYPFSGLEAAKTHTELNRVWRDFNTVGQHVLLIFPF